One stretch of Cyclopterus lumpus isolate fCycLum1 chromosome 10, fCycLum1.pri, whole genome shotgun sequence DNA includes these proteins:
- the LOC117737268 gene encoding cytoplasmic polyadenylation element-binding protein 4-like isoform X3 — MGDYGFGVLVKNSSGNKSAFPVRIPPHLQPQHPHHPSNPPSPPSFVNNTCSTNGGSAWLFPAVAQHSNMQDEILESDKSKALDLQDMQEKSQLQTQPQALSPGQQEAVGGLGELEGALLEDGQLEKGSLESSGGKEKLRMDSPVLSGFDYQDSLGMGTSCAQSASSSSSLTSFNNWSPAVPSTQSPVVGEDVGGFFGPTGSNSNGPPLLFQNFSHHAAPGFGAGGSFSPQIGPVSQHHPPTPHPQHYHPHGQGVPQQHRRSPASTHPTQPSFPPHPHRTGPFTQLPHLAPAQSKPPSPWGSYQSPSTPTSTSWSPGGYSGWGGTQGVREYRRGVGGGMTGLNSISPLKKSFPNNQVPSQKFPRNSSGFNHKGWVEDSMSRSDSVYPFQQERTRSFDGFSMHSLENSLIDIMRAEQDSLKGRYNFSHQGGDGPLPMNGHSSLFPMEDERSFGEDESGEQGLTGLGSAHCFPHLNGERVERYSRKVFVGGLPPDIDEDEITASFRRFGHLFVDWPHKAESKSYFPPKGYAFLLFQDESSVQALIDACIQEDGKLYLCVSSPTIKDKPVQIRPWNLNDSDFVMDGSQPLDPRKTIFVGGVPRPLRAVELAMIMDRLYGGVCYAGIDTDPELKYPKGAGRVAFSNQQSYIAAISARFVQLQHGEIDKRVEVKPYVLDDQLCDECQGTRCGGKFAPFFCANVTCLQYYCEYCWAAIHSRAGREFHKPLVKEGGDRPRHISFRWN, encoded by the exons ATGGGGGACTACGGGTTTGGAGTTCTGGTAAAGAACAGCAGTGGTAACAAATCTGCTTTCCCTGTAAGGATCCCTCCTCACCTCCAACCCCagcacccccaccacccctccaacccccccagccccccttCCTTCGTAAACAACACCTGCTCCACCAATGGGGGCAGTGCTTGGCTGTTCCCTGCTGTAGCCCAACACAGTAACATGCAAGATGAGATTCTTGAGTCAGACAAGTCCAAGGCTTTGGACCTCCAGGACATGCAGGAGAAGTCTCAGCTCCAGACCCAGCCTCAGGCCCTGTCCCCGGGTCAGCAGGAGGCTGTGGGAGGCCTAGGAGAGCTTGAGGGAGCTCTTCTTGAAGATGGCCAATTGGAGAAGGGTTCTTTGGAGAGTAGTGGTGGAAAGGAGAAGCTGAGGATGGATTCCCCTGTGCTGAGCGGGTTTGACTACCAGGACAGCCTGGGAATGGGTACAAGCTGTGCACAAtccgcctcctcctcatcttcactGACCAGTTTTAACAACTGGTCCCCTGCTGTCCCGTCCACCCAGTCTCCAGTGGTTGGGGAAGACGTCGGAGGGTTCTTCGGCCCAACTGGCTCTAACTCTAACGGACCTCCACTGCTGTTCCAGAACTTCTCCCACCACGCCGCACCTGGCTTTGGCGCGGGAGGTAGTTTCTCCCCGCAGATTGGCCCAGTCTCACAGCATCACCCGCCCACACCTCACCCCCAGCACTACCACCCCCACGGTCAGGGAGTGCCACAGCAGCACCGACGTTCCCCAGCTAGCACTCATCCAACCCAGCCCTCTTTCCCACCGCATCCCCATCGCACTGGGCCCTTCACCCAACTGCCCCACCTTGCTCCCGCGCAGAGCAAACCCCCTTCCCCCTGGGGAAGCTACCAGAGTCCCTCCACTCCCACATCCACCTCCTGGAGCCCCGGTGGGTATAGTGGCTGGGGAGGCACGCAGGGTGTTCGGGAGTACAGGCGTGGGGTAGGTGGCGGGATGACGGGTCTCAACTCCATCTCCCCACTGAAGAAGTCGTTCCCCAACAATCAG GTTCCATCTCAGAAGTTCCCCAGAAATAGCTCTGGTTTCAATCACAAGGGCTGGGTGGAGGACAGCATGAGCCGCAGCGACAGTGTCTACCCTTTCCAG CAGGAGAGAACCCGGTCCTTTGATGGTTTTAGTATGCATTCTCTGGAGAACTCCCTGATTGACATTATGAGGGCTGAGCAGGATTCTTTGAAAG GACGCTACAACTTCTCTCACCAGGGTGGAGACGGGCCTCTACCTATGAATG GCCATTCGTCTCTGTTCCCAATGGAGGATGAGCGCTCCTTTGGGGAGGACGAGTCCGGTGAGCAGGGGCTCACTGGCCTCGGTTCAGCCCACTGTTTCCCCCACCTCAATGGGGAACGCGTGGAGCGATATTCACGCAAAGTGTTTGTTGGAGGGCTGCCCCCAGACATAGATGAAG ATGAAATTACTGCCAGTTTCCGCCGATTTGGTCACTTGTTTGTTGACTGGCCTCACAAGGCAGAGAGCAAGTCCTATTTTCCACCAAAAG GATATGCATTCCTGTTGTTTCAAGACGAGAGCTCTGTTCAGGCCCTGATCGATGCCTGCATTCAGGAGGATGGCAAGCTCTACCTGTGTGTCTCCAGTCCCACCATCAAAGACAAGCCT GTCCAGATCCGGCCTTGGAACCTAAACGACAGTGACTTTGTGATGGACGGCTCTCAGCCGTTGGATCCCAGGAAAACTATCTTTGTAGGAGGTGTCCCTCGTCCCCTACGTGCAG TGGAGCTCGCCATGATCATGGACCGTCTGTATGGGGGAGTGTGTTACGCTGGGATTGACACAGACCCTGAACTCAAGTATCCAAAAGGGGCGGGGCGAGTAGCCTTCTCTAATCAGCAAAGCTACATTGCAGCCATTAGTGCCCGATTTGTTCAACTGCAGCACGGGGAGATTGATAAACGG GTGGAAGTGAAGCCATATGTCCTGGACGACCAGCTGTGTGATGAGTGCCAGGGCACCCGCTGTGGGGGGAAGTTTGCGCCGTTCTTCTGCGCCAACGTGACCTGTCTGCAGTACTACTGTGAGTACTGCTGGGCAGCCATCCACTCCCGGGCCGGACGCGAGTTCCACAAGCCGCTggtgaaagagggaggagacCGACCACGACACATCTCCTTCCGCTGGAACTGA
- the LOC117737268 gene encoding cytoplasmic polyadenylation element-binding protein 4-like isoform X4: MGDYGFGVLVKNSSGNKSAFPVRIPPHLQPQHPHHPSNPPSPPSFVNNTCSTNGGSAWLFPAVAQHSNMQDEILESDKSKALDLQDMQEKSQLQTQPQALSPGQQEAVGGLGELEGALLEDGQLEKGSLESSGGKEKLRMDSPVLSGFDYQDSLGMGTSCAQSASSSSSLTSFNNWSPAVPSTQSPVVGEDVGGFFGPTGSNSNGPPLLFQNFSHHAAPGFGAGGSFSPQIGPVSQHHPPTPHPQHYHPHGQGVPQQHRRSPASTHPTQPSFPPHPHRTGPFTQLPHLAPAQSKPPSPWGSYQSPSTPTSTSWSPGGYSGWGGTQGVREYRRGVGGGMTGLNSISPLKKSFPNNQVPSQKFPRNSSGFNHKGWVEDSMSRSDSVYPFQERTRSFDGFSMHSLENSLIDIMRAEQDSLKGRYNFSHQGGDGPLPMNGHSSLFPMEDERSFGEDESGEQGLTGLGSAHCFPHLNGERVERYSRKVFVGGLPPDIDEDEITASFRRFGHLFVDWPHKAESKSYFPPKGYAFLLFQDESSVQALIDACIQEDGKLYLCVSSPTIKDKPVQIRPWNLNDSDFVMDGSQPLDPRKTIFVGGVPRPLRAVELAMIMDRLYGGVCYAGIDTDPELKYPKGAGRVAFSNQQSYIAAISARFVQLQHGEIDKRVEVKPYVLDDQLCDECQGTRCGGKFAPFFCANVTCLQYYCEYCWAAIHSRAGREFHKPLVKEGGDRPRHISFRWN, from the exons ATGGGGGACTACGGGTTTGGAGTTCTGGTAAAGAACAGCAGTGGTAACAAATCTGCTTTCCCTGTAAGGATCCCTCCTCACCTCCAACCCCagcacccccaccacccctccaacccccccagccccccttCCTTCGTAAACAACACCTGCTCCACCAATGGGGGCAGTGCTTGGCTGTTCCCTGCTGTAGCCCAACACAGTAACATGCAAGATGAGATTCTTGAGTCAGACAAGTCCAAGGCTTTGGACCTCCAGGACATGCAGGAGAAGTCTCAGCTCCAGACCCAGCCTCAGGCCCTGTCCCCGGGTCAGCAGGAGGCTGTGGGAGGCCTAGGAGAGCTTGAGGGAGCTCTTCTTGAAGATGGCCAATTGGAGAAGGGTTCTTTGGAGAGTAGTGGTGGAAAGGAGAAGCTGAGGATGGATTCCCCTGTGCTGAGCGGGTTTGACTACCAGGACAGCCTGGGAATGGGTACAAGCTGTGCACAAtccgcctcctcctcatcttcactGACCAGTTTTAACAACTGGTCCCCTGCTGTCCCGTCCACCCAGTCTCCAGTGGTTGGGGAAGACGTCGGAGGGTTCTTCGGCCCAACTGGCTCTAACTCTAACGGACCTCCACTGCTGTTCCAGAACTTCTCCCACCACGCCGCACCTGGCTTTGGCGCGGGAGGTAGTTTCTCCCCGCAGATTGGCCCAGTCTCACAGCATCACCCGCCCACACCTCACCCCCAGCACTACCACCCCCACGGTCAGGGAGTGCCACAGCAGCACCGACGTTCCCCAGCTAGCACTCATCCAACCCAGCCCTCTTTCCCACCGCATCCCCATCGCACTGGGCCCTTCACCCAACTGCCCCACCTTGCTCCCGCGCAGAGCAAACCCCCTTCCCCCTGGGGAAGCTACCAGAGTCCCTCCACTCCCACATCCACCTCCTGGAGCCCCGGTGGGTATAGTGGCTGGGGAGGCACGCAGGGTGTTCGGGAGTACAGGCGTGGGGTAGGTGGCGGGATGACGGGTCTCAACTCCATCTCCCCACTGAAGAAGTCGTTCCCCAACAATCAG GTTCCATCTCAGAAGTTCCCCAGAAATAGCTCTGGTTTCAATCACAAGGGCTGGGTGGAGGACAGCATGAGCCGCAGCGACAGTGTCTACCCTTTCCAG GAGAGAACCCGGTCCTTTGATGGTTTTAGTATGCATTCTCTGGAGAACTCCCTGATTGACATTATGAGGGCTGAGCAGGATTCTTTGAAAG GACGCTACAACTTCTCTCACCAGGGTGGAGACGGGCCTCTACCTATGAATG GCCATTCGTCTCTGTTCCCAATGGAGGATGAGCGCTCCTTTGGGGAGGACGAGTCCGGTGAGCAGGGGCTCACTGGCCTCGGTTCAGCCCACTGTTTCCCCCACCTCAATGGGGAACGCGTGGAGCGATATTCACGCAAAGTGTTTGTTGGAGGGCTGCCCCCAGACATAGATGAAG ATGAAATTACTGCCAGTTTCCGCCGATTTGGTCACTTGTTTGTTGACTGGCCTCACAAGGCAGAGAGCAAGTCCTATTTTCCACCAAAAG GATATGCATTCCTGTTGTTTCAAGACGAGAGCTCTGTTCAGGCCCTGATCGATGCCTGCATTCAGGAGGATGGCAAGCTCTACCTGTGTGTCTCCAGTCCCACCATCAAAGACAAGCCT GTCCAGATCCGGCCTTGGAACCTAAACGACAGTGACTTTGTGATGGACGGCTCTCAGCCGTTGGATCCCAGGAAAACTATCTTTGTAGGAGGTGTCCCTCGTCCCCTACGTGCAG TGGAGCTCGCCATGATCATGGACCGTCTGTATGGGGGAGTGTGTTACGCTGGGATTGACACAGACCCTGAACTCAAGTATCCAAAAGGGGCGGGGCGAGTAGCCTTCTCTAATCAGCAAAGCTACATTGCAGCCATTAGTGCCCGATTTGTTCAACTGCAGCACGGGGAGATTGATAAACGG GTGGAAGTGAAGCCATATGTCCTGGACGACCAGCTGTGTGATGAGTGCCAGGGCACCCGCTGTGGGGGGAAGTTTGCGCCGTTCTTCTGCGCCAACGTGACCTGTCTGCAGTACTACTGTGAGTACTGCTGGGCAGCCATCCACTCCCGGGCCGGACGCGAGTTCCACAAGCCGCTggtgaaagagggaggagacCGACCACGACACATCTCCTTCCGCTGGAACTGA
- the LOC117737268 gene encoding cytoplasmic polyadenylation element-binding protein 4-like isoform X2: MGDYGFGVLVKNSSGNKSAFPVRIPPHLQPQHPHHPSNPPSPPSFVNNTCSTNGGSAWLFPAVAQHSNMQDEILESDKSKALDLQDMQEKSQLQTQPQALSPGQQEAVGGLGELEGALLEDGQLEKGSLESSGGKEKLRMDSPVLSGFDYQDSLGMGTSCAQSASSSSSLTSFNNWSPAVPSTQSPVVGEDVGGFFGPTGSNSNGPPLLFQNFSHHAAPGFGAGGSFSPQIGPVSQHHPPTPHPQHYHPHGQGVPQQHRRSPASTHPTQPSFPPHPHRTGPFTQLPHLAPAQSKPPSPWGSYQSPSTPTSTSWSPGGYSGWGGTQGVREYRRGVGGGMTGLNSISPLKKSFPNNQVPSQKFPRNSSGFNHKGWVEDSMSRSDSVYPFQERTRSFDGFSMHSLENSLIDIMRAEQDSLKGRYNFSHQGGDGPLPMNARSYGRRRGHSSLFPMEDERSFGEDESGEQGLTGLGSAHCFPHLNGERVERYSRKVFVGGLPPDIDEDEITASFRRFGHLFVDWPHKAESKSYFPPKGYAFLLFQDESSVQALIDACIQEDGKLYLCVSSPTIKDKPVQIRPWNLNDSDFVMDGSQPLDPRKTIFVGGVPRPLRAVELAMIMDRLYGGVCYAGIDTDPELKYPKGAGRVAFSNQQSYIAAISARFVQLQHGEIDKRVEVKPYVLDDQLCDECQGTRCGGKFAPFFCANVTCLQYYCEYCWAAIHSRAGREFHKPLVKEGGDRPRHISFRWN, translated from the exons ATGGGGGACTACGGGTTTGGAGTTCTGGTAAAGAACAGCAGTGGTAACAAATCTGCTTTCCCTGTAAGGATCCCTCCTCACCTCCAACCCCagcacccccaccacccctccaacccccccagccccccttCCTTCGTAAACAACACCTGCTCCACCAATGGGGGCAGTGCTTGGCTGTTCCCTGCTGTAGCCCAACACAGTAACATGCAAGATGAGATTCTTGAGTCAGACAAGTCCAAGGCTTTGGACCTCCAGGACATGCAGGAGAAGTCTCAGCTCCAGACCCAGCCTCAGGCCCTGTCCCCGGGTCAGCAGGAGGCTGTGGGAGGCCTAGGAGAGCTTGAGGGAGCTCTTCTTGAAGATGGCCAATTGGAGAAGGGTTCTTTGGAGAGTAGTGGTGGAAAGGAGAAGCTGAGGATGGATTCCCCTGTGCTGAGCGGGTTTGACTACCAGGACAGCCTGGGAATGGGTACAAGCTGTGCACAAtccgcctcctcctcatcttcactGACCAGTTTTAACAACTGGTCCCCTGCTGTCCCGTCCACCCAGTCTCCAGTGGTTGGGGAAGACGTCGGAGGGTTCTTCGGCCCAACTGGCTCTAACTCTAACGGACCTCCACTGCTGTTCCAGAACTTCTCCCACCACGCCGCACCTGGCTTTGGCGCGGGAGGTAGTTTCTCCCCGCAGATTGGCCCAGTCTCACAGCATCACCCGCCCACACCTCACCCCCAGCACTACCACCCCCACGGTCAGGGAGTGCCACAGCAGCACCGACGTTCCCCAGCTAGCACTCATCCAACCCAGCCCTCTTTCCCACCGCATCCCCATCGCACTGGGCCCTTCACCCAACTGCCCCACCTTGCTCCCGCGCAGAGCAAACCCCCTTCCCCCTGGGGAAGCTACCAGAGTCCCTCCACTCCCACATCCACCTCCTGGAGCCCCGGTGGGTATAGTGGCTGGGGAGGCACGCAGGGTGTTCGGGAGTACAGGCGTGGGGTAGGTGGCGGGATGACGGGTCTCAACTCCATCTCCCCACTGAAGAAGTCGTTCCCCAACAATCAG GTTCCATCTCAGAAGTTCCCCAGAAATAGCTCTGGTTTCAATCACAAGGGCTGGGTGGAGGACAGCATGAGCCGCAGCGACAGTGTCTACCCTTTCCAG GAGAGAACCCGGTCCTTTGATGGTTTTAGTATGCATTCTCTGGAGAACTCCCTGATTGACATTATGAGGGCTGAGCAGGATTCTTTGAAAG GACGCTACAACTTCTCTCACCAGGGTGGAGACGGGCCTCTACCTATGAATG CAAGAAGTTATGGCAGAAGACGAG GCCATTCGTCTCTGTTCCCAATGGAGGATGAGCGCTCCTTTGGGGAGGACGAGTCCGGTGAGCAGGGGCTCACTGGCCTCGGTTCAGCCCACTGTTTCCCCCACCTCAATGGGGAACGCGTGGAGCGATATTCACGCAAAGTGTTTGTTGGAGGGCTGCCCCCAGACATAGATGAAG ATGAAATTACTGCCAGTTTCCGCCGATTTGGTCACTTGTTTGTTGACTGGCCTCACAAGGCAGAGAGCAAGTCCTATTTTCCACCAAAAG GATATGCATTCCTGTTGTTTCAAGACGAGAGCTCTGTTCAGGCCCTGATCGATGCCTGCATTCAGGAGGATGGCAAGCTCTACCTGTGTGTCTCCAGTCCCACCATCAAAGACAAGCCT GTCCAGATCCGGCCTTGGAACCTAAACGACAGTGACTTTGTGATGGACGGCTCTCAGCCGTTGGATCCCAGGAAAACTATCTTTGTAGGAGGTGTCCCTCGTCCCCTACGTGCAG TGGAGCTCGCCATGATCATGGACCGTCTGTATGGGGGAGTGTGTTACGCTGGGATTGACACAGACCCTGAACTCAAGTATCCAAAAGGGGCGGGGCGAGTAGCCTTCTCTAATCAGCAAAGCTACATTGCAGCCATTAGTGCCCGATTTGTTCAACTGCAGCACGGGGAGATTGATAAACGG GTGGAAGTGAAGCCATATGTCCTGGACGACCAGCTGTGTGATGAGTGCCAGGGCACCCGCTGTGGGGGGAAGTTTGCGCCGTTCTTCTGCGCCAACGTGACCTGTCTGCAGTACTACTGTGAGTACTGCTGGGCAGCCATCCACTCCCGGGCCGGACGCGAGTTCCACAAGCCGCTggtgaaagagggaggagacCGACCACGACACATCTCCTTCCGCTGGAACTGA
- the LOC117737268 gene encoding cytoplasmic polyadenylation element-binding protein 4-like isoform X1, whose amino-acid sequence MGDYGFGVLVKNSSGNKSAFPVRIPPHLQPQHPHHPSNPPSPPSFVNNTCSTNGGSAWLFPAVAQHSNMQDEILESDKSKALDLQDMQEKSQLQTQPQALSPGQQEAVGGLGELEGALLEDGQLEKGSLESSGGKEKLRMDSPVLSGFDYQDSLGMGTSCAQSASSSSSLTSFNNWSPAVPSTQSPVVGEDVGGFFGPTGSNSNGPPLLFQNFSHHAAPGFGAGGSFSPQIGPVSQHHPPTPHPQHYHPHGQGVPQQHRRSPASTHPTQPSFPPHPHRTGPFTQLPHLAPAQSKPPSPWGSYQSPSTPTSTSWSPGGYSGWGGTQGVREYRRGVGGGMTGLNSISPLKKSFPNNQVPSQKFPRNSSGFNHKGWVEDSMSRSDSVYPFQQERTRSFDGFSMHSLENSLIDIMRAEQDSLKGRYNFSHQGGDGPLPMNARSYGRRRGHSSLFPMEDERSFGEDESGEQGLTGLGSAHCFPHLNGERVERYSRKVFVGGLPPDIDEDEITASFRRFGHLFVDWPHKAESKSYFPPKGYAFLLFQDESSVQALIDACIQEDGKLYLCVSSPTIKDKPVQIRPWNLNDSDFVMDGSQPLDPRKTIFVGGVPRPLRAVELAMIMDRLYGGVCYAGIDTDPELKYPKGAGRVAFSNQQSYIAAISARFVQLQHGEIDKRVEVKPYVLDDQLCDECQGTRCGGKFAPFFCANVTCLQYYCEYCWAAIHSRAGREFHKPLVKEGGDRPRHISFRWN is encoded by the exons ATGGGGGACTACGGGTTTGGAGTTCTGGTAAAGAACAGCAGTGGTAACAAATCTGCTTTCCCTGTAAGGATCCCTCCTCACCTCCAACCCCagcacccccaccacccctccaacccccccagccccccttCCTTCGTAAACAACACCTGCTCCACCAATGGGGGCAGTGCTTGGCTGTTCCCTGCTGTAGCCCAACACAGTAACATGCAAGATGAGATTCTTGAGTCAGACAAGTCCAAGGCTTTGGACCTCCAGGACATGCAGGAGAAGTCTCAGCTCCAGACCCAGCCTCAGGCCCTGTCCCCGGGTCAGCAGGAGGCTGTGGGAGGCCTAGGAGAGCTTGAGGGAGCTCTTCTTGAAGATGGCCAATTGGAGAAGGGTTCTTTGGAGAGTAGTGGTGGAAAGGAGAAGCTGAGGATGGATTCCCCTGTGCTGAGCGGGTTTGACTACCAGGACAGCCTGGGAATGGGTACAAGCTGTGCACAAtccgcctcctcctcatcttcactGACCAGTTTTAACAACTGGTCCCCTGCTGTCCCGTCCACCCAGTCTCCAGTGGTTGGGGAAGACGTCGGAGGGTTCTTCGGCCCAACTGGCTCTAACTCTAACGGACCTCCACTGCTGTTCCAGAACTTCTCCCACCACGCCGCACCTGGCTTTGGCGCGGGAGGTAGTTTCTCCCCGCAGATTGGCCCAGTCTCACAGCATCACCCGCCCACACCTCACCCCCAGCACTACCACCCCCACGGTCAGGGAGTGCCACAGCAGCACCGACGTTCCCCAGCTAGCACTCATCCAACCCAGCCCTCTTTCCCACCGCATCCCCATCGCACTGGGCCCTTCACCCAACTGCCCCACCTTGCTCCCGCGCAGAGCAAACCCCCTTCCCCCTGGGGAAGCTACCAGAGTCCCTCCACTCCCACATCCACCTCCTGGAGCCCCGGTGGGTATAGTGGCTGGGGAGGCACGCAGGGTGTTCGGGAGTACAGGCGTGGGGTAGGTGGCGGGATGACGGGTCTCAACTCCATCTCCCCACTGAAGAAGTCGTTCCCCAACAATCAG GTTCCATCTCAGAAGTTCCCCAGAAATAGCTCTGGTTTCAATCACAAGGGCTGGGTGGAGGACAGCATGAGCCGCAGCGACAGTGTCTACCCTTTCCAG CAGGAGAGAACCCGGTCCTTTGATGGTTTTAGTATGCATTCTCTGGAGAACTCCCTGATTGACATTATGAGGGCTGAGCAGGATTCTTTGAAAG GACGCTACAACTTCTCTCACCAGGGTGGAGACGGGCCTCTACCTATGAATG CAAGAAGTTATGGCAGAAGACGAG GCCATTCGTCTCTGTTCCCAATGGAGGATGAGCGCTCCTTTGGGGAGGACGAGTCCGGTGAGCAGGGGCTCACTGGCCTCGGTTCAGCCCACTGTTTCCCCCACCTCAATGGGGAACGCGTGGAGCGATATTCACGCAAAGTGTTTGTTGGAGGGCTGCCCCCAGACATAGATGAAG ATGAAATTACTGCCAGTTTCCGCCGATTTGGTCACTTGTTTGTTGACTGGCCTCACAAGGCAGAGAGCAAGTCCTATTTTCCACCAAAAG GATATGCATTCCTGTTGTTTCAAGACGAGAGCTCTGTTCAGGCCCTGATCGATGCCTGCATTCAGGAGGATGGCAAGCTCTACCTGTGTGTCTCCAGTCCCACCATCAAAGACAAGCCT GTCCAGATCCGGCCTTGGAACCTAAACGACAGTGACTTTGTGATGGACGGCTCTCAGCCGTTGGATCCCAGGAAAACTATCTTTGTAGGAGGTGTCCCTCGTCCCCTACGTGCAG TGGAGCTCGCCATGATCATGGACCGTCTGTATGGGGGAGTGTGTTACGCTGGGATTGACACAGACCCTGAACTCAAGTATCCAAAAGGGGCGGGGCGAGTAGCCTTCTCTAATCAGCAAAGCTACATTGCAGCCATTAGTGCCCGATTTGTTCAACTGCAGCACGGGGAGATTGATAAACGG GTGGAAGTGAAGCCATATGTCCTGGACGACCAGCTGTGTGATGAGTGCCAGGGCACCCGCTGTGGGGGGAAGTTTGCGCCGTTCTTCTGCGCCAACGTGACCTGTCTGCAGTACTACTGTGAGTACTGCTGGGCAGCCATCCACTCCCGGGCCGGACGCGAGTTCCACAAGCCGCTggtgaaagagggaggagacCGACCACGACACATCTCCTTCCGCTGGAACTGA